AAATAtctattaaagttttttttaaatgtttggtATTTACTTAGTCCATGAAgttggaaaatatatttttactattttcacATTACAGTATTCTGATGGTCTTTATAAAAGCTACTAGGTTACTAAGAAATTTATATGCTAAAACtgatgaaacaataattttcagGGATTATGGAATCCTGagtgaaattgaaaacattcaGGAACATAGCACTAGGTCCAGGCGTGGTCCACGAGGGCTCACACCCACTAGTACTGACTCTTCAgagaaagaaaattttaatccTAACAGAatgaaaaaacaaactaataaaaagaaaaaatcttcaaaaaaattatgaacatgtttttgttttttaaatttagcaATCTTATTTTATTGTCCAATGTGAATCTATAAGTTAGAtgtatttgaaatgtatttcaaaatgtaagttaagtattcattatttCTTAAGGATACCTACTCTGTTTGTGccttgttattttaaaagtataattatatatttttataactatttgtatttgttttgtttccttGAACTATACACATAATAACACTATTATCATTGAACTTTCCAACTGGGTCATATTCTTAAAGTTCCCAGTTTTATGGTAGTTGAACCACTGACTAGTTATGCCTTGAatcagtaaagtaaaaaaatattatttcttaattgtGGGTTGAGGCACAGAGGGGGCCAGGCTGGGGTCCCGTGGCAttggaaatattattacaatattttttaaggttGCAGAGGGAATATTAAGAAAGATCAAAACAACATGTTCGGAGGTATCACTGTATTGTCGGAAATTTCGCTATAAATTATTGGGGACGGAATCACCAccagccgccgccgccaccgccgccgccggaCTTCCAGCCGCCGCCTCCACCGCCGCTAGACCAGCCGCTGCTGCCGCCGCCGAGTTTCCAGCCACCGCCGCCGCCTCCACCGCCGCTGGACCAGCCGCTGCTGCCACCGCCGAGTTTCCAGCCGCCACCACTGCCGCCGCTGGACCAGCCACCACCGCCAGACTTCcagccaccgccgccgccgccgctggaCCAGCCGCTGCTACCACCGCCTGatcacaacaaaaaatatataattgtaaTCAGAACCGAAAAACACTCAGAGTTTCTATTAATCCAAAAGTACTAAATAGGTTTACCTAAGACCTAAATACCcactatttcaaatattatataattagttTCGTCCATGAAATAGATGCTCGACAAGGATGGcaagtaaatataaaagatggcaagataattatattagtgtTGCAATATCGTACTCAAGTCAATGCCTCCTTAAAATAGCCTTGACTTGCGGTCAAATACTCGGACggtaacttttattaaaataatagtaattcaAGATTGCGTAAATAAGTTACTATAGAACAGACAACGGAACATCTTATGTCCAGGCTAAATGCAGCGGTTGCGAAATTCGTAATGATGCCCGCTGAGCGAATGGATGACCCCACCTATAGGTGATGTCTCGACCTCCAACTACCTACTAAGCGGTGGAAATACATATTAGGTAGACTACCTACTACACTACTGTAGGTAAGTACCATAAACATGAATAGGATGTATCTATAGGTATCAGCTACACCTATAAATCGGATTTTAGGATTTGATGAAATGTCTAGTTAAGTCATCTGTGGTTAAGTACCTGTGTATTATTTGCaagttttaaaacttctttACTTTTGTAAGTACTTGTAATAGAATGTACCTACTTAGATGGTACACTATAGATAGGTGATCATAGGTGGACACCGTATTAGGTAGGTTTCTCATTTCTAGTCGCCCCGCCACCATTGCTACCAGATGCAAATGGGAATAAAAAATCCCAGTTGCCAGTGGTGGATAAACCAAATTGTTACGAttctttaattttagattttttttcgatGATCGGGCGATTTCACCCTTTGCTCTGCTTCTAtcgatcgtagcgtaatgtttttagtcttcctcgataaatagactGTCCAAcacattgtttattaattttaataatactacttttttattttcttatcagTTTTGTTATGTTCATATTATTCGAACGCCTTTGTATTTGTTTGCACTCTATGAAGCGACTGAAAACAGTTTCATAAGGTCTAGTTAAGGGGAAGATAACTAGTTGTGATCGTTACGATCTAACACAAAAGCATGTATGTatacattatgtaaatgtaatataaacatGTATGCATACAGTGGTATGCCGCGTTAAGTTCATCGACATATCGTGACTTCATCGCTACGAGGTCAGTAAATCATCTAAGATCATACCTATTCGCAAAGTTGTACCTACCTACGGTCTAATGTAGTATAGATACACTTACGAaacttttttgtagattttaATTAGGATGTTGATATGTATGGTCTTTGGTTTATCTAATCttatatgataataaataaaaggaaataagTAAGTATCTTACCGTATCCGCCTCCGTAGCCGCCGCCGAAACCGCCACCACCACCTCCGtgaccgccgccgccgccggagCTTATGATCTTGATGATCTTAACTTCTGTTAACCAAAGATGAAGTCGTTAatccttatatttatttttaatcctacTAAATAATATCATCCTAACTTCTCTAAAACTACTCGGTAGGTATGTAAAACTACACCTACCATAACTTAGACTGGTAAGCACTTCTCAAAGTCAGTTAGGTAAGCCCTTATCATAAAATAGatctataaaaatgtaacttacggccgccgccgccgctgccgccgccgGACCAGCCGCCACCACCACCGCCGCCGGACCAGCCACCACCGCCTCCTCCGCTGGACCAGCCGCCACCACCGCCTCCGAGTTTCcagccaccgccgccgccgccaccaccgTAGCCGCCGCCGtagccaccgccgccgccgccagaccagccgccgccaccgccaccgccgccgcctgACCAGCCTCCGCTACTGATGTAGCCGGCCTTTGCGACCACTGCCAATGctaacagacagacaaacaccTGAAACAAACATAAAGAGAAATTACTAAAAGTTACATAAAAGAAatgcataaataaataggtaaagtagtaaaattatgcataaagtataagacaataatataaaactttataaaaacagataaaattatataaaaaaatgaaatgttaaaaaattaattgataagaTTTTGAGAAATTGAAAGTGCTGCAAGAGGTCATGACGCATAGAATGAAAGGAGGAAAGATTATATTGtgtagaaatataatttatagcaTAATCAACTCGGCCATCTTTATTTGCTTAGATGTGAATATTCAAAACTGCATTACGTATTTTGTGTGGGTCGTTTTCAGGCGTAAATGTTTGTTAGGTAAGCCTGATATCGTTTTCTTTACAATAGATATGATTAATGtataaatcattaattaatgaaataaatttaaaaaatgcagTTTAATAAAAGCTGGaattaaataataggtatatttgacactgatagaaatagaaaatacagGAACTACGGAATGATcatggaaaatattttgttctaccCTCCTTcaattttgttgtgataataaatgataaatgattttGTGACCAAATTGTAATgtataaagtgaaaatatttatagaaacgttgaattaataaacattattttataaaaatagggAAAACAATTTAGCcctgtatgtaggtacaaaacCAATCAAGGGTTTTCTAAGGGTTCTCTTTTGATTGTAAGTAGTTAGAGCAAATGATTTATGCTAAAATGAGGTATTACCTTCATGGCGAAGCTGAGAACAAACTGCTTGCTGAGGGGTCGTTGTTATCGCATTATATATGTGATGTTAGCATCTCCCACTCGGGTGCTCCGCTCGCGGCCGTCGAGAGCCGTGAAGAAGCGAACGGAAGCTGCTCTGCGGCTGCGGCCGTCTGTGACGCAACCCATTGTCCCTGCGTGATGCCGGACTTGAGATTACTTCAATCTCTACCCTGTCAAGCTTTACTCaagattacaaaaatataagtatttgttacattattgcattttattgtAGGTAGTACTTAGTATAGACTAAGAATTTTCTTCGAGATCGGTACTTTAATATACCTTGTATAATATTGGAGTAGCTCAGGGTACCTAAGTAAGTACATTCAGATTCagatttgtataaaaagttCCATTTACCCGCTCAACATTGATACCCTGCTTCATCAAAGTGTGACCTATATGTTTATTAGGTCtattttctaagaaattgtattaaattaatgcaCAGGTTAATCGAGTAAAGATCTTTTAAATATGGAAGAATGTATACTTGGGCTAAAAAACTTTCTACCTAACCTATGTGATACCGATGAGTGGTAATTGCACGGTTAGATGGCGCAGTGACTGTGTGACTGGCTGCTGCATAACAAATAGTAGGTTCGAAGTTCAAAGAAAATACTTAatcagaaattatttaaaattgcttTATTGTCAGGGATTTATAGTTCGATATCGgggtaatttaattattaagtgaTTGCTTATATGGATAATTCAGTGGATATTTTTTTCggagtctaaaattgtgcccagttaATGGCAACACCAATTATGCGAGTCACAAATCATCTCCTATTACATAACCACTTGTACCATACTAATGATCAGTAAAATGGTACATTTAACATTATCTAAGTCGAACACCTTTACATACTACTTGGGTAATGAAAGGGAGGGTGTTACgtaggtaactaggtactaAATGTCATCACCTAGATTTTACCTACCTTTAGTTAGCATACACTTATTAAAAGTTTTGATCCGTCATCCGTCATTAACAAGGAAGCTTAAATCACCAAAATCTGATGACGTAACTGAGCAAATACCTATgaacatttcaattttattttacatcgaGGTCAATTATTCTTCTCCGGATCTATATTGCTACTTATTAACGGTAATGGACGGTGAagataaacaagtaaataaaaaacgccgtcgagtagttgcaagtgcggCCGCTGTGCGCGAGGTCTCGGGTTTAATCCTAGGTCGACATAGTAATTGGAGTGCTTCGATTACATAATCTACCTAAAACAGACGTTGGTTATGTAGTCCCGAGTGATATTTCACTAATTTGATCTCACCCATCTCTCCCTATTAGAGGAGGTAGGTACTCACTTATACAGCCCATAAAGTAAATGAGAAGCCTcaaattttattactgtgtagGATACTAAATTAGTATAACGCcatcaatataaaaattaaaatcaataattgaATATACGTCGATAATTTGGTAAAATCCATTTTTAGCAATATATGTGGTACAATTTGTAGCCAATATTGTGGCAATTGTTGTGGTGTCACTGACAGCAAGAGGAGTAATTGTCCGCGGTTGTCACATGAAAACTTTTTGGGTATGTAGGTAAGGTAACTTTGTAGGTACTGTGATATCCAAGAGAATATAATACCTTTCATATACCGATACGTACGTAATAAGCCAATAAGGAGCTTGTTACCTACCTGTAATTTCACCCTATGAGAAGGATCGTTTAGTCCACTTTCGGACCCTCGGCCCCTAAAAAAAGATTTGCTCATAGGTGTCAACTCTCGCCCCCGGGGGCCGAAAGTGGATTTTCATAGAACAGACATAGAAACCGTGTCCACTCTCGTCCCCtactaagataaaaaaaaattggtacagTCGACTACAAAAGTTTTCAAGTCACTAGgggtgtatttttattaataagaagcttgagagagagagagagagagagaaaaaaaaacgtttacgTGTTTCAATGTCGcccactaaaataaaataccagtCACCCTAAAtttattataccaagtttcTAATCAATCACTCGTACTTGGTAAGTCCCACATATTTGGAATCCGAACTTGTGCATGCAAATAATCTATGAAGTAAAAccacatacaaataattatatgtagggtatttttaataaatagtatggAACTAGAGGGTAGACggataataatttttatagcaACTGTACTTGGGGGGCCGAGTAGAAACTAAAATTtccctgaaaataaaaatccacACTCGGACCTCGGGGGACGAGATGACACCCTAGTTAGGGGTCGAGTGGAAACTTAAATTATGGGGGCCGAGGGTCCGAAAGTGGACTAAACGAGAAGACATCTAAGTTCTAaagataaatacatacaatacgtaggtacctaaattcTCGCTTCAGCATTACATCGGGTCATAAAGTTATCCTGCCCAAACATGGAACTGGAATCGAGGTCGTTGAGTTTAGGTGCCAAATTAGCTGATTCCCTTTCATATCAAAATTAAGCAGGTCTAAAGCAAATCCATGccaattaagtataaaaaatattataatcctTTGTTAAACCAATACattcttcataatattatgaatgccaAACCATTGAGAATTAATTTAGAAGGtaatcacaaataaataacgtcTTTTAAAGCATTTAAACGCAAGGttaaacatttcaatacaaccttaaaataataaacttgatGATGATACATTCTAGTTTAACTGGATATTTGTTTGAAATCGAAAGTTATCCGAGC
This genomic window from Spodoptera frugiperda isolate SF20-4 chromosome 28, AGI-APGP_CSIRO_Sfru_2.0, whole genome shotgun sequence contains:
- the LOC118265619 gene encoding loricrin-like gives rise to the protein MKVFVCLLALAVVAKAGYISSGGWSGGGGGGGGGWSGGGGGGYGGGYGGGGGGGGWKLGGGGGGWSSGGGGGGWSGGGGGGGWSGGGSGGGGQVKIIKIISSGGGGGHGGGGGGFGGGYGGGYGGGSSGWSSGGGGGGWKSGGGGWSSGGSGGGWKLGGGSSGWSSGGGGGGGGWKLGGGSSGWSSGGGGGGWKSGGGGGGGGWW